The Sediminispirochaeta smaragdinae DSM 11293 genome has a segment encoding these proteins:
- a CDS encoding diadenylate cyclase: MTSFGRMLDTDRILIIKADRLIDKKELLSLLCERISKAWDIVGSEQLLTLVHKREETFSTRLGPMLAVPHAVIPGGEENRMAAAVIPNGVEWDSDTDHPVRLVFLLVGGQEDHLKLLSELAAALQDETFLLRLTTATSPKAFLSVFRRRDEGPVHPFVHRHRDLSAAIFEQALRLRDAVDGARIILHADALGDGEYIDELIRGKNVLVVSGGETLFDASFLERYRPIIMPFRGIRRSIHVQFILLYLLGRGVIGEDDLIVNAYGKPGSGFLDSIRLSHLKRELNLPFSSQSGAFPTDLELSTFARVLQLASQLAAEGREGKPVGTLFVVGDQAGVYPYTRQMIVNPFHGYADSDKNILDPSIEETVKEYAKIDGAFIIRGDGTILSAGTFLSGQPTADEMQSGLGARHAAAQGITAVSKALAIAISESTRKVTVFQSGRRVMEL, from the coding sequence ATGACTTCATTTGGCAGGATGCTGGATACCGACCGTATCCTTATCATCAAAGCCGATAGGCTTATAGACAAGAAAGAATTGTTGTCCCTTCTGTGTGAGCGGATCAGCAAGGCTTGGGACATCGTAGGATCTGAGCAACTTCTTACCCTGGTCCATAAGCGGGAAGAAACCTTTTCTACCCGCCTCGGACCGATGCTGGCTGTTCCCCATGCTGTTATCCCGGGTGGAGAGGAGAACCGGATGGCTGCGGCCGTGATTCCCAATGGTGTGGAATGGGATTCCGATACCGATCACCCTGTCCGTTTGGTTTTTCTTCTCGTAGGGGGGCAAGAAGATCATCTGAAATTGCTCAGCGAATTGGCGGCAGCGCTCCAGGACGAAACCTTTTTGCTTCGATTGACCACTGCCACCTCTCCCAAGGCCTTTCTTTCCGTTTTTCGAAGGAGGGATGAGGGCCCCGTTCATCCCTTCGTCCATCGCCACCGTGATCTTTCCGCGGCCATCTTTGAACAGGCCCTTCGCCTGCGGGATGCTGTCGATGGTGCCAGAATCATTCTCCATGCCGACGCCCTGGGAGACGGCGAATATATTGACGAGTTGATTCGCGGAAAAAATGTCCTTGTTGTAAGCGGCGGGGAGACCCTTTTCGATGCATCATTCCTTGAGCGCTATAGGCCGATAATCATGCCCTTCAGGGGGATCAGACGTTCGATCCATGTCCAGTTTATTCTCCTCTATCTCCTTGGGCGAGGGGTAATAGGTGAAGACGATCTCATTGTGAATGCCTATGGAAAGCCGGGATCGGGTTTTCTCGATTCAATCAGATTAAGCCACCTGAAGCGTGAACTTAATCTTCCCTTTTCCTCTCAATCGGGAGCCTTCCCCACAGATCTCGAGCTTTCCACCTTCGCACGTGTCCTGCAACTCGCTTCCCAGCTTGCCGCCGAAGGAAGAGAGGGAAAGCCGGTGGGCACCCTCTTCGTTGTGGGAGATCAGGCCGGTGTCTATCCCTATACCAGGCAGATGATTGTTAATCCCTTTCACGGCTATGCCGATAGCGATAAAAACATCCTCGATCCGAGCATAGAGGAGACGGTGAAGGAGTATGCCAAGATCGACGGGGCCTTTATCATACGGGGCGACGGCACCATTCTTTCTGCCGGAACCTTTCTGTCGGGTCAGCCGACGGCCGACGAAATGCAGTCCGGCCTAGGTGCACGGCACGCTGCAGCTCAGGGCATTACCGCGGTCAGCAAGGCACTGGCGATAGCAATCTCGGAATCGACGAGAAAGGTGACGGTCTTCCAATCGGGGAGACGAGTGATGGAGCTATAG
- a CDS encoding CBS domain-containing protein, protein METIKDLLAQKGADIWSVRPETTVFQALSLMSEKNVGAVVVLDDQQKMIGIFSERDYARKTIGAIGSQECPRDLPVKELMTTEVVAIKPETGVETCMALMTKKRFRHLPVMENNALIGIISIGDIVKAVITEKDFLIAKMEQYIWDN, encoded by the coding sequence ATGGAAACAATCAAAGACCTTCTGGCGCAAAAGGGAGCCGATATCTGGTCGGTGAGGCCCGAGACTACGGTATTTCAGGCGCTGAGTCTGATGAGTGAGAAAAATGTTGGTGCGGTTGTCGTCCTTGACGATCAGCAAAAGATGATCGGTATTTTTTCCGAACGCGACTATGCAAGAAAAACCATCGGAGCCATTGGAAGCCAGGAGTGTCCCCGTGACCTTCCCGTAAAGGAGTTGATGACCACGGAGGTTGTCGCCATAAAACCGGAGACGGGGGTCGAGACCTGCATGGCCCTGATGACGAAAAAACGATTCCGTCATCTTCCGGTAATGGAAAACAACGCACTGATCGGCATCATCTCCATCGGTGATATCGTTAAGGCGGTCATCACCGAAAAAGACTTCCTCATTGCAAAGATGGAACAGTATATCTGGGACAATTGA
- the rsmD gene encoding 16S rRNA (guanine(966)-N(2))-methyltransferase RsmD gives MRITGGTYRGRKVRCPKGVIRPAMDRMRESMFSILGPLDGYSFLDIFSGSGLVGIEAASRGAEPVVLVENDRGKRETILENIEMVESKISLVMMSAESFLRRGRGSFDIIYLDPPFPMPGKIDLIKVLSDSSLITEETKVLIHHPAEEQWPDEVGTLICYDTRRYGRSLLRFFRPEV, from the coding sequence ATGAGAATTACCGGTGGAACATATCGGGGCCGCAAGGTGCGCTGCCCAAAAGGGGTCATCCGCCCCGCCATGGATCGTATGAGAGAGTCGATGTTCAGCATCCTCGGACCTCTCGACGGCTACTCGTTTCTCGACATCTTTTCGGGATCCGGTTTGGTCGGTATCGAAGCGGCAAGCAGGGGAGCCGAACCCGTCGTATTGGTGGAGAACGACAGGGGAAAACGGGAAACCATCCTGGAAAACATCGAAATGGTTGAATCGAAAATATCCCTGGTGATGATGTCGGCGGAATCCTTTTTACGCCGAGGCAGGGGCTCGTTCGATATTATCTACCTCGATCCCCCCTTCCCCATGCCCGGAAAAATCGATCTCATCAAGGTCCTCTCCGATTCTTCACTCATAACGGAGGAAACAAAGGTCCTGATCCACCATCCCGCCGAAGAACAATGGCCGGATGAGGTCGGAACCCTTATCTGCTACGATACACGACGCTACGGCAGGTCTTTGCTGCGATTTTTTCGTCCGGAAGTTTGA
- the recG gene encoding ATP-dependent DNA helicase RecG: MFLGELRKPVTVLHGVGKKSTERLARLGVRHIADLLRLLPRQWEDRSRLVPIVRAGDARPALTVVEIVAHDWFGKPHNQTLKVFVQDETSVAVLLCFNRNFLAGKLPVGARILLYAPLQHRFGELQAASFDFVPAGKYPLTREEDYLSEVPKISGRGGIGSILPVYPLTEGLTQGALRDLMQQAMEGFGKFVDDELPEAIRRDHGLPHLAEALVMIHRPRRIEEPEEGRKALAFNELFHLQCAVTRRGALRKRKERPSLALETGLVDRCIRDLPFSLTADQKQAVEEIIEDLKRPYPMARLLQGDVGSGKTLTALLSALPIIEAGYQVAFMAPTELLARQHAENSARILAPLGVRIALFTGSIPSPARKELLVALQEGEIDLVVGTHTLFSSSVRFRRLRYCIIDEQHKFGVMQRQGLLDKGEFPDLLTMTATPIPRTMALTAFGDLAVSVIRTMPPGRKPIITHLAKVENRPKVYAAVEKELERGGQAYFVYPLIEEGSREKIDSAESMYRLLREEVFPQRRIALLHSRIDEEIKEREMGRFLSGELDILVATSVVEVGVDAPNASCMVIEHAEQFGLSALHQLRGRVGRSDRQSYCFLVFSEGLTETGKQRLRIMKENNDGFVIAEEDLKLRGPGELSGMRQAGVLNLQFADLLKDGEILEASRKEATAIVSGDFELEHADHQVLKRLYTVAPPFDDLVSIASEG, translated from the coding sequence ATGTTCCTGGGAGAATTGCGCAAGCCGGTCACCGTGCTCCACGGAGTCGGTAAAAAAAGCACGGAAAGGCTCGCCCGTCTTGGAGTAAGGCATATTGCCGATCTGCTCCGTCTGCTGCCCAGACAATGGGAGGATCGGAGTCGCCTTGTCCCCATAGTCCGGGCCGGTGATGCCAGACCCGCTCTCACCGTGGTGGAAATTGTTGCCCACGACTGGTTTGGAAAACCTCATAATCAAACGCTGAAGGTGTTTGTTCAAGATGAAACCTCAGTCGCCGTGCTGCTCTGCTTTAATCGGAATTTCCTGGCCGGGAAACTGCCTGTTGGTGCACGTATCCTCCTCTACGCACCGCTCCAGCATCGCTTTGGGGAACTTCAGGCAGCCTCCTTTGATTTCGTTCCCGCAGGAAAGTACCCCCTCACCAGGGAAGAGGATTATCTTAGCGAGGTGCCGAAGATCTCGGGGCGAGGAGGCATTGGTTCCATCCTGCCGGTATATCCCCTTACCGAGGGATTGACGCAAGGGGCTCTGCGAGACCTGATGCAGCAAGCGATGGAGGGCTTCGGCAAATTCGTGGATGATGAACTGCCTGAAGCAATACGCCGGGATCACGGACTGCCCCATCTTGCCGAGGCACTGGTCATGATTCATCGTCCTCGCCGGATCGAGGAGCCGGAGGAGGGGCGCAAGGCCCTCGCCTTCAATGAACTCTTTCATCTGCAATGTGCCGTCACAAGACGCGGAGCCCTTCGCAAGCGAAAGGAACGTCCCTCCCTGGCCCTGGAAACAGGCCTTGTCGATCGTTGTATCAGGGATCTTCCCTTTTCTCTCACCGCCGATCAAAAGCAGGCGGTCGAAGAGATCATAGAAGATCTGAAACGGCCCTACCCCATGGCAAGACTCCTGCAGGGGGATGTCGGATCGGGAAAAACCCTCACGGCCCTCCTTTCCGCCTTGCCGATCATCGAAGCAGGTTATCAGGTTGCCTTCATGGCACCGACCGAACTTCTTGCCCGTCAGCATGCGGAAAACAGCGCCAGAATACTTGCTCCTCTTGGGGTGAGAATCGCCCTGTTCACCGGAAGTATCCCAAGCCCGGCAAGAAAGGAGCTTCTTGTCGCCCTTCAAGAGGGAGAAATCGATCTTGTGGTTGGGACCCATACCCTCTTCTCCTCTTCCGTTCGCTTTCGCCGCCTGCGCTACTGTATCATCGACGAACAGCATAAGTTCGGGGTTATGCAGCGGCAGGGGCTTTTGGACAAGGGGGAATTTCCCGACCTTCTGACGATGACCGCCACGCCCATTCCCAGAACCATGGCCCTCACCGCCTTCGGGGACCTTGCGGTATCGGTCATCAGGACCATGCCGCCGGGAAGAAAACCGATCATTACCCATCTTGCAAAGGTCGAAAACAGGCCGAAGGTCTATGCCGCGGTCGAGAAGGAACTTGAACGGGGAGGACAGGCCTATTTTGTCTATCCCCTGATCGAAGAGGGAAGCAGGGAGAAGATCGACAGCGCGGAGAGTATGTACCGTCTGCTGCGGGAGGAGGTATTTCCCCAAAGGAGGATCGCTCTTCTTCATTCCCGCATCGATGAGGAGATAAAGGAGCGGGAGATGGGACGGTTTCTTTCCGGAGAACTTGATATCCTTGTTGCAACCAGCGTCGTCGAGGTCGGCGTTGACGCCCCCAATGCCAGCTGCATGGTGATCGAACATGCGGAACAATTCGGGCTTTCGGCCCTGCATCAGCTCAGAGGACGGGTGGGTCGGAGCGACCGCCAATCCTATTGTTTCCTCGTTTTTTCCGAGGGTTTGACGGAAACGGGCAAGCAGCGGCTTCGCATCATGAAGGAAAACAACGACGGATTTGTCATTGCCGAGGAAGATCTAAAGCTTCGAGGGCCGGGAGAGCTCTCGGGGATGAGGCAGGCGGGGGTTCTGAATCTTCAGTTTGCCGACCTACTCAAAGATGGGGAGATCCTCGAAGCAAGCAGAAAGGAGGCGACGGCTATTGTTTCGGGCGATTTCGAACTTGAACACGCCGATCATCAGGTTCTGAAGCGGCTCTACACCGTCGCCCCTCCCTTTGATGATCTTGTCTCAATCGCCTCCGAAGGGTAG
- a CDS encoding YggT family protein: MILGLKIFIGVLSGYLLLILIRVMLTWFQGVDYGKPYRILAAATDPYLRIFQKIKFLRFSAIDFSPVAAMLVIVVLIDFASQFIREGRLSLGIVLAVITSALWSVVSFLLSLFIILTAIRFFMGLSGANSVGPFARTVDLLIAPILEKTRRLFFRKRFVTYKTILATTGASLLVLYIAGKVLFGLLYNVLQAFPI, encoded by the coding sequence ATGATTCTTGGATTGAAAATTTTTATCGGAGTACTTTCAGGATACCTTCTGCTCATATTGATCAGGGTGATGCTCACCTGGTTTCAGGGGGTCGATTACGGCAAACCCTATCGTATCCTCGCAGCGGCCACCGACCCCTATCTCCGCATCTTCCAGAAGATCAAATTCCTTCGTTTTTCCGCGATCGACTTCTCTCCGGTAGCGGCCATGCTTGTCATCGTCGTACTGATCGATTTTGCATCCCAGTTCATCAGGGAGGGGAGACTGAGCCTCGGCATTGTTCTGGCAGTCATCACCTCCGCCCTGTGGTCGGTCGTCTCCTTTCTGTTGAGTCTCTTCATCATTTTAACCGCCATACGATTTTTCATGGGGCTCAGCGGAGCCAATAGCGTGGGCCCCTTCGCCCGCACCGTGGATCTTCTAATCGCTCCTATCCTGGAAAAAACGCGAAGGCTTTTTTTCCGCAAACGATTTGTTACCTATAAGACCATCCTTGCAACCACAGGGGCCTCGCTTCTGGTTCTCTATATAGCGGGAAAAGTACTCTTCGGTCTGCTATACAACGTCCTGCAGGCCTTTCCGATATAA
- the dnaE gene encoding DNA polymerase III subunit alpha, translating to MPDFVHLHNHTDYSLLDGAAPIDKMVEKAVSFGMKHLAITDHGNMFGVLRFYKACKAHEINPLIGCEVYVAPGSRHVKNGSEKGNRYQHLVLLARNSEGYKNLIQLCSRGYTEGFYYKPRIDDELLEQYNGGLTALSACLAGAIPSMIMNGKAEEAEQKANYYRELFGKEHFFLEMQDHGIPEQKTVNKELVRISKKTGIPLVATNDIHYLDRADASAQDILLCIGTNRKRREQDRMRFHSDQFYMKSQEEMAETFREIPEALSNTLRVAEQCNLEIDLPGPILPEYEIPPEFENLGDYLRHLTFEGLKKRYPSLTDEIVQRAEKELGIINSMHFPGYFLIVWDFIHYAKQHDIPVGPGRGSGAGSIVAYALTITDIDPLKYQLLFERFLNPERVSMPDFDVDFCFERRQEVIDYVNRKYGKDKVGQIITFGTLKAKAVVKDVARVLDIPFAEADKISKLIPNDLKITIDKALEQEPQLKELMDQGGVYGELIDAARRLEGLSRHASTHAAGVVIGRKALTEYVPLYRDSKTGSISTQFTMDQLEECGLVKMDFLGLKTLTLIKHTEDLIHRRDKDFDIERVPEDDPATFTLLGEGKSTCVFQFESSGMQNILKQAHPTSIEDLIALNALYRPGPMQYIPQYIASKSGEQEIRYPDPSLEEVLKPTYGVIVYQEQVMQVAQIIGGFSLGKADILRRAMGKKKVKEMAKMKLEFIEGAVKKGHTKEHADEIFEMLVPFAGYGFNKSHAAAYSVVAYKTAYLKANYPAEFMAANLTNEINNPDKLAFYIGEAKTMGIDLLPPEVNISEKNFSVSDGKIVYGLIGIKNVGTNAVEEIVRAREEGGPFEDIFDLLDRVDMKTVNRKVLETLIECGALDSFGINRSTLLENLERVMEVVSKKKEGEQFGQSSLFDDGNEEEMPWKTDLTPAEPLPKMEVLRRERELLGFYFSGHPMDDFKDRWKSAVNIDLSRPDRFIPERTYTLIAMVTSLRTIITKKGRPMAFLQLEDYNGKIESVVFSKLWEQIRDKVETDGVIACTGKMDLSRGEPKLLLESFSDPSEIEVKGGYEVHIRIDRSLCTEEKLLGFRSFLVDFQGACPVYFHIVKKNGQGETIIQVNRQISLSSEDDALDQIRSHPHIEDVWTA from the coding sequence ATGCCTGATTTTGTCCATTTACACAATCATACAGACTACAGCCTTCTCGACGGAGCCGCTCCAATCGATAAAATGGTGGAAAAAGCGGTCTCCTTCGGTATGAAACATCTTGCAATCACCGATCACGGCAATATGTTCGGCGTTCTCCGATTTTATAAAGCGTGCAAGGCCCATGAGATCAACCCGCTCATCGGCTGCGAGGTCTATGTCGCTCCAGGTTCCCGCCACGTAAAAAACGGAAGCGAGAAGGGAAACCGTTACCAGCACCTGGTGCTTCTTGCCAGAAATAGCGAAGGCTATAAAAACCTTATCCAGCTCTGCAGCCGCGGCTATACCGAGGGATTTTACTACAAACCGCGTATCGACGACGAGCTGCTCGAGCAGTACAACGGCGGTCTGACCGCCCTTTCTGCGTGCCTTGCCGGGGCAATTCCGTCAATGATCATGAATGGAAAGGCCGAAGAGGCGGAGCAGAAGGCGAACTACTACCGTGAGCTGTTTGGAAAAGAACACTTTTTCCTCGAAATGCAGGACCACGGTATTCCCGAACAGAAGACCGTCAATAAAGAGCTGGTTCGTATATCGAAGAAAACGGGCATCCCCCTGGTTGCAACCAACGACATCCATTATCTCGATCGGGCCGATGCAAGTGCCCAGGATATCCTGCTCTGCATAGGAACCAACCGAAAGCGAAGGGAACAGGATCGGATGCGCTTTCACTCCGATCAGTTCTACATGAAAAGTCAGGAAGAGATGGCGGAAACCTTCAGGGAAATTCCCGAGGCCCTGTCTAATACCCTGAGGGTTGCAGAACAGTGCAACTTGGAAATCGATCTTCCCGGGCCCATACTTCCCGAGTATGAGATACCTCCCGAATTCGAAAATCTCGGCGACTATCTCCGCCACCTCACCTTCGAAGGCCTAAAAAAGCGTTATCCGAGTCTCACCGACGAAATTGTCCAGCGGGCCGAAAAGGAACTGGGAATCATTAACAGTATGCATTTTCCCGGCTACTTTCTCATCGTCTGGGACTTTATTCACTATGCAAAACAACACGACATTCCCGTCGGCCCGGGACGAGGTTCCGGTGCCGGTTCCATCGTCGCGTACGCCCTGACCATCACCGATATCGACCCCCTTAAGTATCAGCTGCTCTTCGAGCGTTTTCTCAACCCGGAACGGGTATCGATGCCTGACTTTGACGTTGACTTCTGCTTCGAACGACGTCAGGAGGTAATCGACTATGTCAACCGTAAATACGGCAAGGACAAGGTCGGACAGATTATCACCTTCGGTACCCTCAAGGCGAAGGCGGTGGTCAAGGATGTTGCCAGGGTTTTGGATATTCCCTTTGCCGAGGCGGATAAAATCAGCAAGCTGATTCCCAACGATCTCAAAATCACCATCGACAAGGCCCTGGAACAGGAACCGCAACTCAAAGAGCTTATGGACCAGGGAGGGGTCTACGGCGAGTTGATCGATGCGGCCCGAAGGCTCGAGGGACTTTCCCGCCACGCCTCCACCCATGCAGCAGGTGTGGTCATCGGCCGGAAAGCCCTGACCGAATATGTCCCCCTCTATCGAGACTCCAAGACCGGATCCATCTCCACCCAGTTCACCATGGACCAGCTTGAGGAGTGCGGGTTGGTCAAGATGGACTTTCTCGGGCTGAAAACCCTTACCCTGATCAAACACACCGAAGACCTCATCCATCGCCGGGATAAGGATTTCGACATCGAAAGGGTTCCGGAGGACGATCCCGCCACCTTTACACTTCTGGGAGAGGGAAAGAGTACCTGTGTATTTCAGTTTGAAAGCTCAGGGATGCAGAACATCCTCAAGCAGGCCCACCCGACCAGCATCGAAGATCTCATCGCCTTGAACGCCCTCTACCGGCCCGGACCGATGCAGTACATCCCCCAGTACATCGCATCCAAGAGCGGAGAACAGGAGATTCGCTATCCTGATCCGAGCCTTGAAGAGGTACTCAAACCGACCTACGGTGTCATTGTCTACCAGGAACAGGTTATGCAGGTCGCTCAGATTATCGGTGGTTTCAGCCTCGGAAAAGCAGATATCCTGCGGCGGGCCATGGGAAAAAAGAAAGTCAAAGAGATGGCAAAGATGAAGCTCGAGTTCATCGAGGGGGCGGTAAAAAAGGGACATACAAAGGAACACGCCGACGAAATCTTCGAGATGCTCGTTCCCTTTGCCGGTTACGGCTTCAACAAGAGCCATGCGGCTGCCTACTCGGTGGTGGCCTATAAAACCGCCTATCTGAAGGCAAACTACCCGGCCGAATTCATGGCCGCGAACCTTACAAACGAAATAAACAACCCCGATAAACTTGCTTTCTACATCGGCGAGGCAAAGACCATGGGAATCGACCTTTTGCCTCCCGAAGTCAACATCTCCGAGAAAAATTTCTCGGTAAGCGACGGAAAGATCGTCTACGGCTTGATCGGCATCAAGAATGTCGGAACCAACGCAGTGGAAGAGATTGTCCGGGCCCGTGAAGAGGGGGGCCCCTTTGAGGATATCTTCGATCTTCTGGATCGGGTCGATATGAAGACCGTAAACCGCAAGGTTCTGGAGACCTTGATAGAATGCGGTGCACTGGACAGTTTTGGTATAAACCGCTCAACCCTTTTGGAAAACCTCGAACGGGTGATGGAGGTGGTAAGCAAAAAGAAAGAGGGTGAGCAATTCGGCCAGTCGAGCCTTTTCGACGATGGAAACGAAGAGGAGATGCCCTGGAAGACAGACCTGACTCCTGCAGAGCCCCTTCCCAAGATGGAGGTTTTGCGAAGAGAGCGTGAGCTTCTCGGCTTCTATTTCTCGGGCCATCCCATGGACGACTTCAAGGACCGCTGGAAAAGTGCCGTCAATATCGACCTTTCCCGACCCGACCGTTTCATCCCCGAACGGACCTACACCCTCATTGCCATGGTGACATCCCTGAGAACCATTATCACGAAAAAAGGGCGGCCGATGGCTTTTCTCCAGCTGGAAGATTACAACGGGAAAATCGAGTCTGTGGTCTTCAGTAAGCTGTGGGAGCAGATTCGTGATAAGGTTGAGACCGACGGGGTGATTGCCTGTACGGGAAAGATGGACCTCTCCCGGGGGGAGCCGAAACTGCTGCTGGAAAGTTTCTCCGATCCCTCGGAGATTGAGGTCAAAGGCGGCTATGAAGTCCATATAAGAATCGATCGCAGCCTCTGCACCGAGGAAAAACTGCTCGGTTTTCGTTCCTTTCTGGTGGATTTTCAGGGTGCCTGCCCCGTCTATTTTCACATAGTAAAGAAAAACGGTCAGGGCGAGACCATCATACAGGTAAACCGACAGATATCCCTCTCCTCGGAGGACGACGCCCTCGATCAAATCAGAAGCCATCCTCATATCGAAGATGTCTGGACCGCATGA
- a CDS encoding FAD binding domain-containing protein — protein MLSGIAPRVFLPGNMAELLAIYRQNPNALLWAGGTAIGGLRKNDPQYARPKKIISLAMVSEIAKVSRTERYLEIGAAVPYNKILQVGQHVLPSALSQGLSLLRPMPLRNLATLGGNLAVRGLRLNAYPILLLLDARIELRREGRNRWITMQRLFDRAGNPILDSGELITRIRIPFEEWDLGYFRQIGTPMNDLRSSLSFCCTGKIVKATVSDLRCAFGTFSPLVIRNRELEAFLSGKKVPFTRKEREEALAMMEKTIAESPGISSFQKNRARELFDWFIHVLREPD, from the coding sequence GTGCTTAGCGGTATCGCCCCAAGGGTCTTTTTGCCTGGCAACATGGCTGAACTCTTGGCCATCTATCGCCAAAATCCCAATGCCCTGCTATGGGCCGGTGGAACAGCTATCGGTGGCCTACGAAAAAACGATCCCCAATATGCACGGCCCAAAAAGATTATCAGCCTTGCAATGGTGAGTGAAATTGCAAAGGTAAGCAGAACCGAACGCTATCTGGAAATAGGAGCCGCAGTTCCCTACAATAAGATCCTTCAGGTCGGCCAGCATGTATTGCCCTCAGCCCTCAGCCAGGGGCTTTCGCTCCTTCGTCCCATGCCCCTGAGAAATTTGGCGACCCTCGGAGGCAATCTTGCCGTCCGAGGCCTGCGGCTGAACGCATACCCGATTCTTCTACTTCTGGATGCCCGCATAGAGCTGAGGAGGGAAGGTAGAAATCGTTGGATCACCATGCAGCGGCTCTTCGACCGGGCAGGTAACCCTATCCTCGACAGCGGAGAACTCATTACCAGGATACGTATTCCCTTTGAAGAGTGGGACCTCGGTTATTTTCGCCAGATCGGAACACCGATGAACGACCTGCGGAGCTCTTTGAGCTTCTGCTGCACCGGGAAAATCGTCAAGGCGACGGTTTCCGATCTTCGCTGTGCCTTCGGTACCTTTTCGCCGCTGGTGATACGCAACCGCGAGTTAGAAGCCTTCCTCTCGGGTAAAAAGGTGCCCTTTACCCGTAAGGAGCGTGAAGAAGCCCTCGCAATGATGGAAAAAACCATTGCCGAAAGTCCCGGCATATCATCCTTCCAGAAAAACAGGGCGCGGGAACTTTTCGACTGGTTCATCCACGTGCTGCGGGAACCGGACTAA
- a CDS encoding (2Fe-2S)-binding protein, giving the protein MEFRFLLNGKAVTVNAAPEQMLINVLRNFFHIASVRRGCEGGLCGICSVLVDGVPIQSCLVPMFRTPGADIITEEGLREKGEYKDLLAAFAEADYHPCDYCRPSTMLIAYSILERSLEPKEAEILDAFSGKSCSCTDPEKIVKAIRSAGRIIKGHLRA; this is encoded by the coding sequence ATGGAATTTCGCTTTCTTCTTAACGGTAAAGCGGTTACGGTCAATGCCGCTCCGGAACAGATGCTTATAAACGTCCTTCGCAACTTTTTTCACATAGCCTCTGTCCGACGCGGTTGCGAGGGAGGACTATGCGGCATATGCTCGGTGCTGGTAGACGGTGTCCCCATCCAGTCCTGCCTCGTCCCCATGTTTCGTACCCCCGGGGCCGACATCATCACCGAAGAGGGTTTGCGGGAAAAGGGGGAATACAAAGACCTTCTGGCAGCCTTTGCCGAGGCCGACTACCACCCCTGCGACTACTGCAGGCCCTCGACAATGCTCATCGCCTACAGTATTCTTGAACGAAGTCTGGAACCAAAGGAAGCTGAAATTCTGGATGCTTTTTCCGGGAAGAGCTGTAGCTGCACCGATCCTGAAAAGATTGTCAAGGCGATCAGGAGCGCCGGACGTATCATAAAGGGGCATCTCCGTGCTTAG